Proteins from a genomic interval of Gadus macrocephalus chromosome 2, ASM3116895v1:
- the LOC132450740 gene encoding uncharacterized protein LOC132450740 isoform X1, with protein sequence MWRCKDCDYSCTRRSELLKHYRLDHQHYGRHHPYLCLYENCPFSCKTWNALKKHLSTNHFSQQSSTEEISHLKCHVCGYSQLSTETDFFHHIGQHLKNNESVPCMYVDCSYQTNIYGSFHTHKWRKHKVCTVGDLKPGIVHRSIVNPSALDSSNSDTELNEDLLFDEPTFEEPRDLTKDVELKLASVLLKLEHSYLVSSAAVNLLLEELQYLIGTVSVPVTQKTITQFLGAHNCQVDGSLVQDLATEICTSHPIQLAIGTQGPLSTAWKRNKYYITKFSVVEPVEFVIDQKNRRSFQYIPVLKTLQQVLNCETILSSAVNLNEKLQSVLSEKQVYRCLWDGAIFKENTLFSNECAVSLILYIDDFEVCNPLGTSRKKHKICAIYWILGNLPPGSHSSLSSIYLAALINSDDVKLYGYDIVLEPLISDILILEQHGIFVPKLGKCVKGTIQCVVADNLGAHGIAGFLESFSGAYICRFCTATKLEIQTRDVGSEAFSLRTEEGHGRHLKTLEEESLVNCFGVKRRCVLSEKLTHFNVTTGFPPDIVHDLFEGIVPVEVALCLSVLTSKYFTLNFLNDSIKTFPFKWTDKANCPHPVPLTYKIRRTVGGNSHENWSLIRFLPLLLGQKVPADEPAWNLLTDLKDIVDLVVTPVHTDETIAYLNFKISEHRVRFKEVFPDTNLLPKHHFLEHYPQLIRQFGPLVSLWTLRFEAKHSFFKRVVRHTRCFKNVLLSLAQRHQLSMAHHIYTCGFPKPLLEVKKFSTVSIDVLKDDIARAVKHKNPNVKEVSLAENVTYNGFNYRLGMILAHGSLEGMPAFIEIIQMVVLQKELVFIVRKLSAWYLEHFRAYQLEISPTKEIEVLEPSQLTDPYPLADYTVGTMRLITLKRYIHV encoded by the coding sequence ATGTGGAGGTGCAAGGACTGTGACTATTCATGTACCAGAAGATCTGAATTGCTTAAGCATTATAGACTAGATCATCAACATTATGGAAGGCACCATCCTTACCTCTGTCTATATGAAAACTGTCCATTTTCATGTAAAACATGGAATGCTTTAAAGAAGCATCTTTCTACAAACCACTTTTCTCAGCAATCCTCAACAGAAGAGATCTCACATTTGAAGTGCCACGTTTGTGGGTACTCGCAACTTTCTACTGAAACTGACTTTTTTCACCACATTGGCCAACATTTGAAGAATAATGAATCAGTTCCTTGTATGTATGTTGATTGTTCATATCAAACCAACATATATGGAAGTTTTCACACTCACAAATGGAGAAAACACAAAGTGTGTACAGTTGGAGATTTAAAACCTGGAATAGTTCACAGGTCAATCGTCAATCCCTCTGCTTTAGATTCAAGTAACAGTGACACTGAGTTGAATGAAGATTTACTATTTGATGAACCAACTTTTGAAGAACCTAGAGATTTGACAAAAGATGTTGAGCTAAAATTAGCCTCAGTTTTACTGAAATTAGAACATAGTTACCTGGTGTCAAGTGCAGCTGTAAATTTACTCCTTGAGGAACTGCAATATCTCATTGGGACTGTTTCTGTGCCGGTCACCCAGAAGACTATCACTCAGTTTTTAGGGGCTCACAATTGTCAAGTAGATGGATCACTTGTCCAAGACTTAGCCACAGAAATCTGCACATCACATCCTATTCAACTCGCTATCGGAACACAAGGCCCATTGTCTACTGCATGGAAGCgcaacaaatattatattactaAGTTTAGTGTAGTGGAACCAGTAGAATTTGTAATTGACCAAAAGAACAGAAGGTCTTTTCAATATATTCCTGTACTAAAAACGTTGCAGCAGGTTTTGAACTGTGAGACTATCCTAAGCAGTGCAGTTAATTTGAACGAGAAACTTCAATCAGTGTTAAGTGAGAAGCAGGTTTACAGATGTCTCTGGGATGGTGCAatttttaaagaaaacacacTTTTCTCAAATGAGTGTGCCGTTTCCTTAATTCTCTATATAGATGATTTTGAGGTGTGCAACCCCCTTGGCACATCgcgtaaaaaacataaaatctgtGCCATATATTGGATTTTAGGCAATCTGCCACCTGGTTCTCATTCTTCGTTGTCATCAATCTACTTGGCTGCATTGATTAATAGTGATGATGTAAAGTTGTATGGATATGACATTGTTCTAGAACCTTTGATTAGTGATATCCTTATTTTGGAACAACATGGAATATTTGTGCCCAAGTTAGGGAAATGTGTAAAGGGAACAATTCAATGTGTTGTTGCTGACAACCTCGGTGCCCACGGTATTGCTGGTTTTTTGGAGAGTTTTTCTGGTGCATACATTTGTAGGTTTTGTACAGCCACGAAATTAGAAATTCAAACAAGGGACGTAGGGAGTGAAGCATTCTCtttgaggacagaggagggtcACGGAAGACATCTTAAAACCCTTGAGGAAGAATCATTGGTCAATTGTTTTGGTGTTAAGAGGAGGTGTGTTTTGTCGGAAAAACTTACTCATTTTAATGTCACTACTGGCTTTCCACCTGACATTGTTCATGATTTATTTGAAGGAATTGTTCCAGTTGAAGtagctctgtgtctctctgtgctcaCCTCGAAGTACTTTACTTTGAACTTTTTGAATGACTCTATAAAAACTTTCCCCTTCAAGTGGACTGATAAAGCAAATTGCCCCCATCCTGTGCCACTGACCTACAAAATTAGGAGAACAGTTGGTGGCAATTCTCACGAGAATTGGAGTTTGATCAGGTTTTTGCCACTCCTCCTCGGGCAGAAAGTGCCTGCTGATGAACCTGCCTGGAATCTCCTCACTGACTTAAAGGACATTGTGGACCTTGTTGTCACACCGGTGCATACTGATGAAACAATAGCTTATTTGAATTTCAAAATCTCTGAGCATAGAGTGCGGTTCAAGGAGGTTTTCCCAGACACCAACTTGCTTCCTAAGCATCACTTCTTAGAACATTATCCACAGCTAATTCGTCAGTTTGGCCCTTTAGTTTCTCTTTGGACTTTACGATTCGAAGCGAAGCATAGCTTTTTTAAGAGAGTTGTGCGGCACACTCGATGCTTTAAAAATGTGTTGTTGTCCTTGGCACAGAGACACCAATTATCCATGGCACACCATATTTACACCTGTGGCTTTCCTAAACCTCTCCTGGAAGTGAAAAAGTTCTCAACTGTTAGCATTGATGTCCTGAAAGATGATATTGCACGGGCTGTGAAACACAAGAACCCAAACGTGAAGGAAGTGTCTTTGGCCGAGAACGTCACCTATAATGGATTTAACTACAGACTTGGAATGATCCTTGCTCATGGTTCACTTGAAGGAATGCCTGCATTTATTGAAATCATCCAGATGGTGGTTCTCCAAAAGGAGTTGGTCTTCATTGTTAGGAAACTAAGTGCTTGGTACCTGGAACACTTTAGAGCCTATCAACTTGAAATCTCGCCTACAAAGGAGATAGAAGTTCTGGAGCCATCTCAACTGACTGATCCTTACCCTTTGGCAGACTACACAGTTGGGACAATGAGGCTTATCACCCTGAAGCGATATATTCACGTTTAA
- the LOC132450740 gene encoding uncharacterized protein LOC132450740 isoform X3 translates to MASVTRLLVILEEDSCIKLELPNGIPGSVDEVIEEIKNISGLTNEIRLQYYDADFSSWVNLTKTSDLKDLATLKVVQPPPVTLVFEPVDLSVNEANVHSQDDASISSSACSDDTLPNLNLRLEMQSIRATRSYPSDADLSEVAQALTQTHPCLKEPGSFNHSYGWKQRLKTKMYNYRTYLKSHSSSSDELTVNSVKRKSPTDAHPAKNIKKPRRAESNHYPSLPHGETPESMEQERIALLTEVKKRNNGKTIRAKMAQTFAFRRQEIVNKKASLEDIIERWPALFEVQEINAEFHRVTTIPLEARFMEKLDEKCIELIQVVRKKGGATREKTKLLPVVEKDTDIGTRREIALKCLIINMRESMDDLVQEFLVSEKEEAEHILQGATMAIYIIRDAQAAPKDIGIILEGQEVVNELPSVANAVAILMGLLYVLNMEYPKTLKQTFEYIQKVLMELDPKGMTTKVKKLYDQLYSTA, encoded by the exons ATGGCGAGTGTCACACGGCTCCTGGTGATTTTAGAAGAGGACAGTTGCATCAAGCTGGAGCTTCCGAATGGCATCCCTGGCTCCGTTGACGAAGTCATCGAAGAAATAAAGAATATTTCTGGTCTAACTAATGAAATACGGCTTCAGTACTACGATGCTGACTTCAGCAGTTGGGTTAACTTGACTAAAACTTCAGACCTGAAGGATCTTGCCACTTTGAAGGTTGTTCAACCCCCCCCTGTGACATTAGTCTTTGAGCCAGTTGACCTCTCTGTGAATGAGGCCAATGTTCACAGCCAAGATGATGCAAGTATCTCTTCATCTGCATGCTCAGATGATACATTACCT AATCTCAACTTAAGGCTGGAAATGCAGAGTATCAGAGCAACCAG ATCCTATCCTAGTGATGCAGACTTGAGTGAAGTGGCACAggcgctcacacagacacacccctgtCTGAAAGAACCAGGGTCCTTCAACCACAGTTACGGATGGAAACAGAGGCTCAAGACGAAGATGTATAACTATCGCACATACCTAAAATCACACAGTTCATCATCTGACGAGCTGACTGTGAATTCTGTCAAAAGAAAATCCCCCACCGACGCCCACCCAGCAAAGAACATAAAAAAACCCAGGAGAGCCGAGTCTAACCATTACCCATCTCTACCTCATGGCGAGACCCCTGAGTCCATGGAACAAGAGAGAATAGCCCTTTTGACTGAAGTAAAGAAAAGGAACAATGGCAAAACAATAAGAGCGAAGATGGCTCAGACGTTCGCATTTCGGAGGCAAGAAATTGTCAACAAGAAAGCATCTTTGGAGGATATTATTGAGAGATGGCCAGCACTCTTCGAAGTCCAAGAG ATAAATGCAGAGTTCCACAGAGTAACCACAATACCCCTTGAAGCAAGGTTCATGGAGAAACTTGACGAGAAGTGCATCGAACTGATTCAGGTTGTCAGAAAGAAGGGTGGAGCAACTCGGGAGAAGACAAAGCTCCTGCCAGTTGTAGAAAAG GATACTGATATCGGTACAAGGAGGGAGATCGCTCTCAAATGTCTCATCATCAACATGAGAGAATCAATGGATGATCTGGTCCAAGAATTCCTG GTGTCGGAGAAGGAAGAGGCTGAACACATTCTTCAGGGGGCAACCATGGCAATCTACATCATCAGAGATGCACAAGCTGCACCCAAAGACATTGGCATTATACTTGAGGGACAAGAGGTTGTGAACGAGTTGCCGTCTGTCGCAAATGCTGTCGCCATTCTCATGGGACTCCTTTATGTTCTCAATATGGAATATCCAAAGACATTGAAACAGACATTTGAATATATCCAGAAAGTCCTCATGGAGCTGGACCCGAAAGGCATGACCACCAAGGTCAAGAAGCTCTACGACCAGCTATACAGTACAGCTTAG
- the LOC132450740 gene encoding uncharacterized protein LOC132450740 isoform X2: MASVTRLLVILEEDSCIKLELPNGIPGSVDEVIEEIKNISGLTNEIRLQYYDADFSSWVNLTKTSDLKDLATLKVVQPPPVTLVFEPVDLSVNEANVHSQDDASISSSACSDDTLPVSDASSDTFRKEQWPKVFIIPTFSLSTESQLKAGNAEYQSNQVRLTPSSKMISDILERLADKVYSYRSYPSDADLSEVAQALTQTHPCLKEPGSFNHSYGWKQRLKTKMYNYRTYLKSHSSSSDELTVNSVKRKSPTDAHPAKNIKKPRRAESNHYPSLPHGETPESMEQERIALLTEVKKRNNGKTIRAKMAQTFAFRRQEIVNKKASLEDIIERWPALFEVQEINAEFHRVTTIPLEARFMEKLDEKCIELIQVVRKKGGATREKTKLLPVVEKDTDIGTRREIALKCLIINMRESMDDLVQEFLVSEKEEAEHILQGATMAIYIIRDAQAAPKDIGIILEGQEVVNELPSVANAVAILMGLLYVLNMEYPKTLKQTFEYIQKVLMELDPKGMTTKVKKLYDQLYSTA; encoded by the exons ATGGCGAGTGTCACACGGCTCCTGGTGATTTTAGAAGAGGACAGTTGCATCAAGCTGGAGCTTCCGAATGGCATCCCTGGCTCCGTTGACGAAGTCATCGAAGAAATAAAGAATATTTCTGGTCTAACTAATGAAATACGGCTTCAGTACTACGATGCTGACTTCAGCAGTTGGGTTAACTTGACTAAAACTTCAGACCTGAAGGATCTTGCCACTTTGAAGGTTGTTCAACCCCCCCCTGTGACATTAGTCTTTGAGCCAGTTGACCTCTCTGTGAATGAGGCCAATGTTCACAGCCAAGATGATGCAAGTATCTCTTCATCTGCATGCTCAGATGATACATTACCTGTAAGCGACGCTTCCTCGGACACCTTCAGAAAGGAGCAGTGGCCCAAGGTGTTCATCATCCCTACTTTCTCACTTTCCACAGAATCTCAACTTAAGGCTGGAAATGCAGAGTATCAGAGCAACCAGGTTAGACTGACTCCCAGCTCTAAAATGATTTCCGACATACTTGAAAGACTCGCTGACAAAGTCTATTCGTACAGATCCTATCCTAGTGATGCAGACTTGAGTGAAGTGGCACAggcgctcacacagacacacccctgtCTGAAAGAACCAGGGTCCTTCAACCACAGTTACGGATGGAAACAGAGGCTCAAGACGAAGATGTATAACTATCGCACATACCTAAAATCACACAGTTCATCATCTGACGAGCTGACTGTGAATTCTGTCAAAAGAAAATCCCCCACCGACGCCCACCCAGCAAAGAACATAAAAAAACCCAGGAGAGCCGAGTCTAACCATTACCCATCTCTACCTCATGGCGAGACCCCTGAGTCCATGGAACAAGAGAGAATAGCCCTTTTGACTGAAGTAAAGAAAAGGAACAATGGCAAAACAATAAGAGCGAAGATGGCTCAGACGTTCGCATTTCGGAGGCAAGAAATTGTCAACAAGAAAGCATCTTTGGAGGATATTATTGAGAGATGGCCAGCACTCTTCGAAGTCCAAGAG ATAAATGCAGAGTTCCACAGAGTAACCACAATACCCCTTGAAGCAAGGTTCATGGAGAAACTTGACGAGAAGTGCATCGAACTGATTCAGGTTGTCAGAAAGAAGGGTGGAGCAACTCGGGAGAAGACAAAGCTCCTGCCAGTTGTAGAAAAG GATACTGATATCGGTACAAGGAGGGAGATCGCTCTCAAATGTCTCATCATCAACATGAGAGAATCAATGGATGATCTGGTCCAAGAATTCCTG GTGTCGGAGAAGGAAGAGGCTGAACACATTCTTCAGGGGGCAACCATGGCAATCTACATCATCAGAGATGCACAAGCTGCACCCAAAGACATTGGCATTATACTTGAGGGACAAGAGGTTGTGAACGAGTTGCCGTCTGTCGCAAATGCTGTCGCCATTCTCATGGGACTCCTTTATGTTCTCAATATGGAATATCCAAAGACATTGAAACAGACATTTGAATATATCCAGAAAGTCCTCATGGAGCTGGACCCGAAAGGCATGACCACCAAGGTCAAGAAGCTCTACGACCAGCTATACAGTACAGCTTAG